From Halorientalis litorea:
CGACCAACGGCACCGTGACATGGCCGAGTACACGCGCGAGTGGGCACGCGAACACTTCGGCCTCTTCCCCGAGGAGGGCTACGAGTCCCAGACGGTCACCTGCATCGAGAACACGCAGGGCATCGACGTGGCCGCGACCATCGAGGAAGTGTCCGAGGAGTACGACATGGTGTTCTCGAACGGGTACGGCGACATCGGGGAGCAGACGTTCCGCATCGGCCACATGGGCGAACACACCGTCGAGAGCATCGCGGAACTCACCGACGCCATCGAGGACGTGGCCGGACTGTAATCGGACCGACACCGACCGTTTGCCTACACTCGTCCACTAATACGGTTCGACTGAATGTTTATTTCGAAGGGTGCGCGCAATTTTCTCCTAGTTGGGAAGGCGTAATGTGTCCGGAACGGGTACGCCCTCTCGATGGACCGAGACGAGAGTTCGACGCCCTCCCAGGGGTCGGAGGCCGGCCGCTTTCGGCATCTGTTCGAGAACCTCCAAGACGCCATCGTCGAGTTCGAGTTCGAGGACGGCGCGCCGATTATCCGAACGGTAAACGAGGCGTTCTGTCGCCTCTTCGGCGTCGACGCCGACGAGGTTGTCGGAACGGACCTGAACGCCCGTATCGTCCCGAACGAGCGACAGTCCCAGAGCGACCGGTTCGACCGGCGGACGGCCACGGGGAAAGCGAACTACGCCATCGTCGACCGACACACCGAGGACGGTGTCCAGACGCTCCTCTACCGCGGCATCCCGTATCAGGGCGGTGACCGGGGCTTTGCGGTGTACACCGACCTCACCGACGAAATCCGACAGGAGCGGGAACTGGCCGTGTTGAACCGCGTCCTCCAGCACAACGTCAGTTCCCACGTCGAGACACTCGTGGCCCACGCCGAGACGCTACTCGAAACGCTCGACGACCCGGAGTTGGCGGACACGGCGGCGGCAGTACACGAGAGCGCGCTCGCGCTGGACCGAACCAGCACCGAGGCACGGGACATCGAGCGTGCCCTCGACGCCGACCCGAGTTTGACAGCCACCGACCTCGACGGAGTGGTCGAGACAGCCCTCGCCGACGTGCCACTCACGGACCGCGCCGACGTTCACGTCGACGTCGACGACGTGCCGCCGGTCATGACCGGCGGCCACCTGGACCGGGCACTCGCCGCCCTCGTCGACAACGCGATTCGGTACGCCGGGACGGCGACGCCGAACGTTCGAGTGACTGCCCACGAAGGTGACGGGCAGGTTACCGTGACCGTGAGCGACGACGGGCCGGGACTGCCCGAGACGGAGCGGGAGGTTCTCACCGGGAAAATGTCGGTCACGCCGCTCGACCACGGGAGCGGACTCGGACTCTGGCTCGTCCGGTGGATAGTCACGGCGTACGGCGGCGACGTGACCTACGCCGACCGGCCGAACGGCGGCAGCGACATCACGCTCACGCTTCGGTCGGCCGCTGGACGCCAGTAATCTCGAACCGAGCACCGCCGTCGTCCCCGTCGGTCACGCTGACCGTCCATCCGTGGGCCTCGGCGACCTGTTGGACGATGTCGAGGCCGAACCCGGTCCCGCCGTCCGCCGTCGAGTACCCGGCGGTAAAGATGTCGGCACGCTCCGCCTCGGGGATGCCGGGGCCGTCGTCTTCGACGTAGAAGCCGTCCGCGAGCGGTCCGACGGTGACCGTCACGGCACCGTCGCCGTGTTCGATGGCGTTCCGGAACAGATTCTCGAGGAGTTGGCAGAGGCGGTCGTCGTCGGCTTCGATGGTCCCCAGTCCCGCGTCGGGGCGGCGTATCTCCGCGCCGTCGGCGTCGTCGGCGACGATGGCCCACGCGGCACCGACAACGTCGTCGAGGGCGACGGGTTCGGTCACTCCGATGTCCTGTCCTTCGCGGGCCAGCCACAGAACGTCGTCGATGATGCGCTCCATCCGAGCGAGCGCGTTCTCCATCGGGTCGAGGTGCTCGTTGTCGGACTGTTGCTGTGCCAGTTCCAGTCGTGCTATCGCGACGTTCAGTGGATTGCGGAGGTCGTGAGAAACCACGCTCGCGAACTGTGACAGCTGTTCGTTTTGCTGCCGAAGTTCGGTCTCCTGCTCCTTGCGGCCGGTGATGTCGGTGTAGTGTTCGATGCGGCCACCCGCGAGTTCGCCCGTCTCGATGGGTTGACTCTGGTGGAGGAGCCACCGTTCCGCCCGCTGGTCGTCGGGGAGGACGTGACACTCGAACGCTTGGACGTGGGTGTTGTCGTCGTAGGTGGCGGTGACCGTCTCGGCGAACCGCTCGGGCCGCTCGAACATCGACTTGACCGTCGACTCGATGAGGTCCCGCTTGTCCGTGCCGATGACCGCTTCCCGGGAGAGGCCGAAGTACTCCTCTGTCGCCTCGTTTATCCACCGCACGGAGTAGTCGGGCCCGAGAACGAACACCCCGACATCTGACCCCTCTAGGGCGGCCAGCAAGACATCCGGACTCTCGTCGATGTGTTGGAGGGACCCGTCAGCCGAGTTACCGGGCGGCACCATAACCGGAACGATACCCCGACAGAATGATAAGTCCTTGGGTTTACTTCAGTTTCTGTCCTCTATCTCTGGAATAATCCCAGTATATTGGTCCAAATTCCACTGCTTGCCCAATATCGACAAACAGGTCGTGGGCAACCGCCACCACTCGGTGGTCGGTGCCGCGACGCCACCACGCAACAGACCGGCCGCAGTTCGGGCCGCTGGCACCACACGGTGTGACGGCCGAGGCGGTACTGTTAGAACGACGGAGTCCCTCGGTTCCGACGATGTCAGGAGCGGAGGACCGGCCGGACAATCCCTACGTCACGGACCCGCCGACGGAGTTCGACCCTGTGGAGGAACTGGACGAGGACGCCGCCCGCGAGCAGGCCGCCCAGTTACGCGAGGCCGTCCGATACCACGACTACCGCTACTACGTGCAGAACGACCCCGTCGTCGGCGACCGGACGTACGACGCGCTCTTTGCCCGTCTCGAAACGCTCGAAACCGAGTTCGACATCCAGACCGAGGACAGCCCCACCCGGCGGGTCGGCGGCGAACCGTTGGACGAACTCGAAACCGTCTCCCACGTCGCGCCGATGCGCTCCATCGACCAGAGCGGCGAGGCCGACGAGGTCCGCGAGTTCGACCGCCGCGTCCGCGAGGGGCTGGCGGACGCGGACTGGATGGGTGAGCTCCGGTACGTCTGCGAGCCGAAGTTCGACGGGCTCTCCGTCGAGGTGGTCTACGAGGACGGCAGGTTCGAGCGCGCGGCGACCCGCGGCGACGGCGAGGAGGGCGAAGACGTGACCGAAAACGTCCGGACCATCGGGGCCGTCCCCCAGCGGTTGCGCGGCGACCACCCGGAGCGGTTGGTCGTGCGAGGCGAGGTGTACATGCCAAAGGCGGCCTTCCGCGAACACAACCGCGAGCGCGTCGAGCGCGGCCAAGAGCCGTTCGCCAACCCTCGGAACGCCGCCGCCGGAACGCTCCGACAGCTCGACCCGTCGGTGACCGCCGAGCGACCGCTCTCCGTGTTCTTCTTCGGCGTCCTCGCCGCCAGCGAGCGGGCCGACACCCACCGGGCAGAGCTCCGCCAGTTCCCCGCGTGGGGCCTCCCGGTCGCCGAGGACATCACGACGGCCGACGACATCGAGGCCGCCATCGACTACCGCGACGACTTGCTCGCCCGTCGAGACGAACTCGACTACGAGATAGACGGCGTCGTCGTCAAAGTCGACGACCACGAGGCGCGGGACCTGCTCGGCACCACCGCGCGGGCACCGCGGTGGGCCTTCGCCTACAAGTTCCCCGCGCGGAAGGAGGTGACCCGCGTGACCGACATCGTGGTACAGGTGGGTCGAACCGGCCGCCTGACGCCCGTCGCTCTGCTCGACCCCGTGGAAGTCGGCGGGGTCACCGTCTCGCGGGCCAGCCTCCACAATCCCGCCGAGATAGCCGAGTTGAACGTAGCCGTCGGCGACACGGTGCGGGTCAAGCGGGCGGGGGACGTGATTCCGGACGTCGAAGAGGTCGTCGAGGACCACGCCGACGGCTCCTTCGAGTTTCCCGACCGCTGTCCGGTCTGTGAGAGTCCGGTCGAACGCGACGGGCCGCTCGCCTACTGTACGGGCGGGCTGGCCTGTCCCGCACAGTTAGAACGGGCCATAGAACACTACGCGAGCAGGGCGGGACTGGACATCGACGGCCTCGGGCCGGAGCGAATCGAACAGTTGCTCGACGCCGGCGTCATCGAGGAACTGCCGGACCTCTACACGCTCGAACGCGAGGCCCTGACCGAACTGGAGGGGTGGGGCGAGCAGAGCGCGGCGAACCTGCTCGCGGAACTCGACGCCGCCCGCGAACCGCCGCTCGACGACTTCCTCGCGGCCATCGGCGTCCCGGAAGTCGGGCCGACGACGGCGAGCGCGCTGGCCCGAACCTTCGGTGACCTCGACTCGGTGCTGGCCGCGAGCGAGGCGGACCTCCGGGAGGTGGACGACGTCGGCGAGGTGGTCGCCCGCGAAATCAGGGGGTTCTTCGACTCCGAGCGTAACCGCGCGGTGGTCGAGCGGTTGCGCGAGGAGGGAGTCGACCCACAGCCAGTCGAGACGGAGACGGGCGACGAACTCGACGGACTGACGTTCGTGTTCACCGGGTCACTCGACGGTTACACCCGGAGCGAGGCACAGGACCTCGTCGAGGCACACGGCGGGTCGGCCACGAGCAGCGTCTCGGCCAACACCGACTTCCTCGTCGTCGGGGAGAACCCGGGGACGACGAAGCGCGAGGACGCCGAGGCGGCGGGCGTTCTGACGCTGACCGAGGCGGAGTTCGAGGCCGAACTCGCCGAGCGTGGCGTCCCGGTCTGAGCGTGGCCAGCCGCTTCCGTGGCAGTCGTACGGGGAACGCTCCAAACTGTTATCTCCGAGGGGCCGGGAGAGGAGCCATGACGCGCCACTTCGAGGACTTGGCAGTCGGCGACACGTTCACCGTCGGCGAGGTATCGCTGACCGAAGAGGACATCATCACCTTCGCCGAACGGTTCGACCCGCAACCGTTCCACGTCGACCCGGAGGCGGCGAAAGACTCCATGTTCGGGGGTCTCGTCGCCAGCGGTCTCCACACGCTGTGTCTGTCCGTGCGGTTGTTCGTCACCGAGTTCGTGCAGGGCGACCCGGGGCTGGCGAACATGGGCGGGATGGGGATGGACGACCTGCGCTGGCACGACCCGGTACGGCCGGGTGACACGCTCTCGATTGACATCGAAGTCATCGACACGCGAGCCTCCGAGAGCCGCGACGACCGGGGATACGTCGACTTCGGGCGGACGGTGTACGCCGACGGCGACCGTCGCGTGGCGTCGTTTATCACGCACAACGTCGTCGGGCGGGCGTAGTCACACCTCGTCGTCCGGGTCGTGGCGGTCGGCCATCCGCGACGCCTCGTGTGCGTAGCGGTCGCGCAGGTCCGCCTCCTCGACGGGGACGAGGCGGTCCGTTTCGACGGTCTGGGCGGCCGTGACGCCCTGTCTCGAGAGCATCGTCGAGGAGCGGTTGCTCTGCAGACAGCGGTCGCCCTCGGTAGTGGCGTAGACCAGCGTGACGAGACCCTTGTCGTTGTAGTCGCGCTCGACGAGCCACACGCGTTCGGTGTCGTCGTCGCTCATACTCGACGGTCGGCACCCACGGCTTTGTATCCACGTATCTCGGTCCGTGTTGGTCGAGAGATTCATATGTCGGCGCGAGAACATGGATGCGATGACGCGCTGGAGCGACGAGGCCCGACAGCGGCTCCGAGAGGGCGAGCACATCGAAACGACAGTCCCGCTCGGCGACAACGCCGTCGTCGTGACGGACCAGCGCGTGTTCGCGTTCACCCCCGAGGGCGAGGGGACGAACTACCGAGCCGTCGAGCGACCGAACGTCGAGGCTGTCGGCCTCGAAATGGTCGGCGAGACGGGATGGCTCAGGTACGCCATCAAAGGCGGCGTCGTCGGTGCGGTCGGTATCGGTATCGGCCTGACAACGGAGTTCGACTCGCTGTTCACTCTCGGCGATGTCGGTTCGAGCGGGACCGTCCGACTCGAATTCGGCGGCCTGCTCGAAGGCCTGCAGACGGCCATCGACATGCTCGGCTATCTCGACGAGGGACTGCTCGTCCTCGGTGGCCTCGGTGTCGTCGTCGCGCTGACCACGCTCGGCGTGTTCGTCCAGAGTCGGGACCACACGCTCGTCGTCGAGGTGGCCGGCGACGAGGACATCCACGTTCCGGCACCGCGGGACAGCGAGGGCGAGCGCGACCGGATTCGGCGCGCACTCGACGGCGTCGCGCCCGCGGCGGGCGGGGCTGGCGAGGCCACGCCGTCGGTCGACGGAGCGGCGCGGAGTCCCGACACGGACCGCCCCGCAACCGGCGAGACGGGAGCGAGTGTCGGCACCGAGGAGACGGGCCTCGGTGCTGGCGGGACGGGCGCGGACGGCGGCGAGGACCCGTTCGACGGCCAGCAGGACGGCACGCCGGAGTAGAAACCCACATACGGCCACCGCCCGTACGGACTCGGCGAGATGGACCCGAGCGAGGTCCGCGCTAGAGCGAACGACCTGCCCCCGGAGCCGGGCGTCTACCGCTTTCTCGACGGCGACACGACGCTCTACGTCGGCAAGGCCGTGGACCTGCGGGACCGAGTGCGGTCGTATGCAGACCCCCGAAGCGAGCGCATCCGCCGGATGGTCGAACGCGCGGGAGACCTCGACGTGGCGGTCACCGACACCGAGACCCAAGCCCTCCTGCTGGAGGCGAACCTCATCAAACGCCACCAGCCCCGGTACAACGTCCGGCTGAAGGACGACAAGTCCTACCCGCTGGTGCAACTCACCGCCCACGACGTGCCGCGCATCGAGGTGACGCGGGACCCGGCCGACGACGCCACCGTCTTCGGTCCCTACACCGACAAGGGCCGGGTCGAGACGGTCGTGAAAGCCCTGCGGGAGACCTACGGCGTGCGTGGCTGTTCGGACCACAAGTACCGCAACCGCGACCGGCCCTGCCTCGACTACGAGGTGGGACTGTGTACCGCACCCTGCACGGGCGAAATCGGCGGCGAGGCGTACCGCGAGGACACCGAGAGCGTCCGGCGGTTCCTCGCGGGCGAGACGGGCGTCCTCGCCGACCCGCTGCGCCGGGAGATGGAGGCGGCCGCGCAGGCCGAGGAGTTCGAGCGGGCCGCGAACCTCCGGGACAGACTCGCCGCCGTCGAGGCGTTCCACGGCGGCGGCGGCGAGGCCGTCGCCGCCGAGGGGAGCGACGAACGGGCCGTCGACGTACTGGGCGCGGCCATAGAGGGGGAGACGGCCACCGTCGCGCGCCTCCACGCCGCAGAGGGGCAGTTGGTCGAGCGCGACCGCCACGGCCTCACCGCACCGGGCGGCGACGGGGTGCCGGCCGACCGAATCGGACAGGTACTGGCGGCGTTCGTCGCGCAGTACTACGCCGAGCGCGAGTTGCCCGGGGCACTCCTGCTCCCCGAACCGCTGGCGGACGACGAGGTGGAGGCGTGGCTACGGGCCGAAGGGGTCGCGGTGCGCGTCCCCGGTGCGGGCCGGGAGGCCAAACTCGTCGACCTCGCGCTGAAGAACGCCCGCCGCGGCACGGACCCCCGGCAGGACGAGGGGGCGGCCCTCGCCGAGGCACTGGGACTCGACGCGGCCGTCGAACGCATCGAGGGCTTCGACGTGAGCCACGCACAGGGGCAGGCGGTGGTCGGGAGCAACGTCACGTTCGTCGACGGTACGCCCGAGAAGAGCGACTACCGCCGCAAGAAGTTGGCCGAGGTCAACGACGACTACGAGAACATGCGGGGGCTGGTGCGGTGGCGCGCCGAGCGTGCGGTCGCGGACCGGGACGACCGACCCGACCCCGACCTGCTCCTGATAGACGGCGGCGAGGGGCAACTCGGCGCGGCACAAGACGCGCTGGCGGAGACGGGATGGGACGTCCCCGCCGTCGCGCTGGCGAAGGAGGAGGAACTGGTGGTGACACCGACCGGAACCCACGACTGGCCCGCCGACGCCCCGCATCTCCACCTCTGTCAGCGAGTGCGGGACGAAGCCCACCGCTTCGCCGTCCAGTACCACCAGTCCGTCCGTGACGACGTGTCGACGGCGTTGGACGAGGTTCCGGGCGTCGGTCCCGAGACGCGCAGGCGGTTGCTCCGGCGGTTCGGGAGCGTCGAGAACGTCCGGGCGGCCACCGTGTCGGACTTACAGGCGGTCGAGGGCGTCGGCGAGGCGACGGCCGAGACAATCACGGACCGACTGTGAGCGGTGCGTGTGTCGTCAGTCCGCACCGAGACGGACGGTCATCACGGGCACCGGCGACCGGCGGACGACTTTCTCCGCGACGCTCCCGATGAGGTAGTGGTCGATGCCGGTTCGGCCGTGGGTGCCCATGACCACGAGGTCGGCGGGGACGCGGTCGATAGCGTCGAGAATCTCGGTCCGCGGGACGCCCTCGACCACCGTCGTCTCGGTGGGCACGTCCGGGAGGGCGGCGACGGCGTCCTCGACGGCCTCGTGTGCGCGCTCGCGTTCGGCGTCCAGCCACGCCTCCGTCGAGACACCGACGCTCGGACTCTCGAAGCGATTGCGTGTGTCCACGACGGAGAGGACGTGAACCGTCGCGTCGAACCGCTCGGCGACGCGGCCGGCGTGGGACGCGGCCGTGGCGACACCCTCGCTCCCGTCGGCGGGCAAGAGGATACGGTCGTACACGTCAGACCACCCCGCTAGCCATGACGAACAGCGCGACGGCGATGAGGGCGAACAGCACCCCGACGCCCTTCTTGATGACTTCGGTGTCGAGCACGGCGGCGACGTAGGGGGCTATCTGCCCGCCGGTGACCGTCGCGGGGACGGTCCAGACGACCATGTTCCACGGCGTCGACGCGAGGTCGATGGCGTGGCCGCCGGGGACGAGGCCGCCGCCGAAGACGTGGACGAGCGACGCGAGGACGGCCGTCGAGGCGACGACGATGTGGTTGGTCCCGATAGCGACCCGCACGGGAACGGAGGTGCGGAGCATCGAGATGATGCCGAGTTCGCCGATGCCGAACCCGGCGAGGCCCTGGAACACGCCGCCGATGCTGTAGTTGGCGAACCGTTCGAGGTACCCCCCGCGCGTGTAAGAGTAGTCGCTCCCGTCGCGGTCGACCCGGGTGACGACACCCTCGCCGTCGGTCGAGACGCCCGCCGGACCGAGTTTGTTGTCGTCGTCCGGGAGCGAGCCACCGCCGTCCGTCGCCGCCGTCTCTTCCGCCTCGGCAGCCCCGGGTTCCTCGTGGCCGAGGTCGGCCTTGAACATGAGGAACGACGCCGTGACGAGTGCCAATCCCAGCAGGGCGTGGAAGATAGGCTCGGGGATGACGAACGAGAGCAGGGCACCGCCGACGACGAACGGAATCGACCCGCCGACGAGCGTCAGCGCGAGCCGTCGGTCCACAAGGCCGTACTGGATGAACGCGATGGCGGAACTCGACAGACCGAACGACTCGCTGATGAGACCCACCTTCACGATAGTTTCCGGGGTGAGCGGGACAGTCACGAGTGTGTCGGGCGCGAGATAGCCCACCAGCAGCGGGAACACGAAGATGAGGTAGGGCACGAACAGTGCCGACCCGCTGATGCCGACTGTGTTCACGATGGTCGCCCCCAGCAGGAAGACGGGGAACAGCCACCAGTACCGGACCCAGTAGCCGTCCCCGGCCTCGGTAGGGAGCGGTGCGGCGAAGTACACGCCGGCGATGAACAGAGCGGGTGCAACGAAAACGAACACGTGTTGGTACTTCAGAAACGTCTTCTGAAGTCTGCTCGACGCTGACGGAGAACTCATCGGAGTATTGCGCGCCGGTTGGGAAGTCCGGTACAAATGTCTTGTCGTTCGTCGGGAGAGGACTGGCGTTCATGGGACGGAACCGGCAGTTTTCGACGGTTCCCGGTCACGGGTCCGTGCCCGCGAGCGCGCACAGTCGCACCGTTGGCATTCACTTCCGGCGACATCTCCGCAGACGGACGTATTGCCCCGTAATTTATTATAGACCCGTGTCAACTCTTGCCTAGAATGAGCCATCCAGAGGAACCCCTCGGCCGCGACGACGCGACGGGACACAGAGACGGTCTCCACGATACGAAGGGGTCCCCCGAGTCCACCGACCAGACGGGCGGACTCCTCGGACGGCTCAAGCGACACGCGCGGACGTGGTCGCGCAAGTACGTCGAGATGCGCGTCGCCGCACGGACCGGCCGTCGACGCTGAGGCCATCCACGGGTTCGTTCCGTTCGTTCGCCCGGTAGTCAGAACTCCTCGGCCGGTTCGGGGACGACGCCCTCCTCCGCGTCGGCCAGTTCGTACTCCTCGCGCACCTCGCGGATGCGGTCACGGATGTCCGCGGCGAGTTCGAACTCGAGGTTGTCGGCGGCCGCCTGCATCCGGTCTTCGAGGTCCGCGATTAGCCGTTCGGCCTCGGCCTCGTCCTCGGGGTCCATCCCGGAGACGCCGCCGGTGTCGGTTTTGGACCCGGGGAGATTCGTCTCGCCGACGGCCTTCTCGATGGTCTGTGGCTCGAACCCGTGTTCCTCGTTGTACGCCTGCTGAATCTCGCGGCGGCGGTTCGTCTCCGCGATGGCCGACTCCATCGCCCCGCTGACCGCGTCGGCGTACAGCACCACCTCGCCGTTGACGTTTCGCGCCGCCCGCCCCATCGTCTGGACCAGCGTGGTCTCCGAGCGGAGAAAGCCCTCCTGGTCGGCGTCGAGAATCGCCACGAGGGACACCTCCGGGATGTCGAGTCCCTCACGCAGGAGGTTGATGCCCACGAGCACGTCGATGTCGCCGAGGCGGAGCGAGCGGACGAGTTCGTGGCGTTCCAGCGTGTCCGTCTCGTCGTGCATGTAGGCCACGTCGACGCCCGCCTCTTCGAGGTACTCGGTGAGGTCCTCGGCCATCCGCTTGGTGAGCGTCGTGACCAGCACGCGCTCGTCGTGCTCGACTCGCTCGTCGATACGGTCGAGCAGGTCCTCGACTTGCCCCGTCGCGTCGGCCACCTCGACGGCCGGGTCCACGAGGTGGGTGGGCCGGACGATTTGCTCGACGACCTGCCCGCTCGTCTCGCGTTCGTAGTCGCTCGGCGTCGCGCTGACGTAGAGGGTGCGGTCGGTCTTGTCCTCGAACTCATCGAAGGTGAGCGGCCGGTTGTCGAAGGCGGTGGGGAGGCGGAAGCCGTTCTCGACCAGCGACTCCTTCCTGCTCTTGTCACCCTCGAACTGCCCGCGAATCTGGGGGATGGTCTGGTGAGACTCGTCGACCACGGTCAGGAAGTCGTCGGGGAAGTAATCCAGCAGGGTGTAGGGGGCCTCACCGCTCTCGCGGTCGGAGAGGTGGACGGAGTAGTTCTCGATGCCCGAACAGTAGCCCGTCTCCTCCAGCATCTCCAAGTCGAAGGTGGTGCGTTCCTCGATTCGCTGGGCGGCCACCATGTCGCCCTGCCGCTCGAAGTAGCGGATGCGGTCGGCCAGCAGGTCCTCGATTTCGCCCATCGCCCGTTCGAGGCGGTCCTCGGGAATCGAGTAGTGTTCGGCGGGGTGGACGAGGACGGCCGGGTCCCGACTCACGACTTCCCCCTCTAGGGGGTCGATTTTGAGGAGGCGGTCGATTTCGTCGCCCCAGAACTCCACGCGGACGGCGTAGCGACCGTACATCGGGTAGATTTCGAGCGTGTCGCCCCGCACCCGGAAGGTACCCTGCGTGAAGTCCACGTCGTTGCGCTCGTAGTTGAGGTCCACGAGGCGGGCGAGTAACTCGTCGCGCGCTATCTGTTCGCCCTGTTCGATGCGGAGGCTCATGTCCACGTAGTTCCGCGGGTCGCCCAGACCGTAGATGGCGGAGACGGAGGCGACCACGATGACGTCGTCGCGGGTCAACAGCGAGCGGGTCGCGGAGTGGCGGAGACGGTCGATTTCGTCGTTGATGGAGGCGTCCTTCTCGATGTACTTGTCCGTCTGCTCGACGTAGGCCTCGGGTTGGTAGTAGTCGTAGTAGGAGACGAAGTACTCGACGGCGTTGTCGGGGAACAGGCCGCGGAACTCCTCGTACAGTTGTGCCGCGAGCGTCTTGTTGTGGGCGATGACGAGCGTGGGTTGGTTCAGTTCCTCGACGACCCACGAGACGGTGTTGGTCTTGCCCGACCCGGTGACGCCCAGCAGGGTCTGTTTGTCCATCCCCGACTCGAAGCCCTCGACCAGTTGCTCGATAGCCGCGGGTTGGTCGCCCGCCGGGTCGAACGGCGCGTCGACGCGGAAATCGCGGTCCACGTCGGGTCTGTCCGGCGAGAGGGGACTCGTGTCGCTCATTACTGGAGTGGTGGGGCCGGAGGAACTTGTGTCACTCGGGTCCAGTGGGTCACGTTGACACGGTGTCAGGGTCCGGCGTCGAACCCCGGGCCGTCAGCAGGTGCAGGTACGCGACACAGAGCAGGGAGACGAGGCCCGCGGCGGCGGCCAGCGCGAACATGACCCGGTAGCCGACCAGCGTGTACACCCGCGCGCCAGCGACCGTCTCGCCGGTCCAGTACGCGTCGAGGATGGCACCCATGACCGTCGGGAACAGTGCTGCACCGAGGAAGCCGATGGCGTTGACCGCGCCGGTCGCCACGCCGGAGGCCGCCGCGCCGTGGCGGTTCTTGACGACGGTGTAGCCGAGCGCGTACGTGCCGGTGAGCGCGGAGGCTCCGAAGAAGACGAGGCCGACCACCGGGAGCGGTGGGTCGACGACGACGGCAGGGACGGCGAACGCGGCCGTGTAGACGACTGCCCCGAGGACCATCAGGTCCGTCCGGCGACCCAGTCGGTCCGAGAGGCGACCGAGCAGGGGCGGCCCGAGCAACAACCCGACGCTGCCGAGCAACGTGAGCGTCGACGCGACGGTGACCGACCGGTCGTACACCTGCGCGACGTAGGGGATGCCCCACAGGCCGATGACGGTGAGGTTGACGCCCGTCGAGGTGAACAGCGCGAGGCCGGCGAGCCACGTCTCGCGTTCGGTGAGGACCGTCCGGAGGTTCCGGCCCACGTCACGGAGCGTCAGCGTCGGGGCGGACTGGACATCGCTGAGGGGGGCGAACCCGGCCGCCGTGGGGGTGTCCCGGGCGAACACCCAGATGACGGCGGCGAGGAGGAGGCCGGCGAGGCCGATGCCGACTATCGACGCGCGCACGCCGAGGGCGGCGACGGCGAGCGCGAGCGGCGTCGTCGCGAGGATGGCTCCCAGCCCCGACATCCCGACGGTGAGGCCGTTCATCGTCGCGAACTCGCCGGGACGGTACCAGTTCGCACAGAACCGTATCGTGGCGATGAACACGACGCCGGCACCCAGTCCGATGGCCAGTCGGGCGAGGAACGCCACCGGGTAGGACTCGGCGAGGCCGAAGGCGAGCGCGCCGACACTCATCGCGACGGTGCCGATGGTCGCCGTCTTGCGGATGCCGAGGCGGTCGGCGAGGACGCCCGCGACCACTTGCATCGGCGCGTAGACGTAGAAAAACGAGGCGTGGAGCGTCCCGAGAGCGGTTCCGGTCGTCTCGAAGGCACGCATGAGGTCCGCCGCGAGGACGGCCGTCGAGAGGCGGTGGATGCTGACCAGCAAGAAGGCGGTGGCGAGGACGGCCCAGACGACCCATCGCCACCGGAGCGGGTCCGCGCGGAGTTGCATCGTCCACGCCACCGCTGGCCGGCGACAAAAAGGTTGGCCGGCGCGCGTCGGCGACACAAACTCAGCGCGTGTAACGGCGCCAGCGGTTTTTACGCACGGTCACGTGGCGTATGA
This genomic window contains:
- a CDS encoding MFS transporter, which produces MQLRADPLRWRWVVWAVLATAFLLVSIHRLSTAVLAADLMRAFETTGTALGTLHASFFYVYAPMQVVAGVLADRLGIRKTATIGTVAMSVGALAFGLAESYPVAFLARLAIGLGAGVVFIATIRFCANWYRPGEFATMNGLTVGMSGLGAILATTPLALAVAALGVRASIVGIGLAGLLLAAVIWVFARDTPTAAGFAPLSDVQSAPTLTLRDVGRNLRTVLTERETWLAGLALFTSTGVNLTVIGLWGIPYVAQVYDRSVTVASTLTLLGSVGLLLGPPLLGRLSDRLGRRTDLMVLGAVVYTAAFAVPAVVVDPPLPVVGLVFFGASALTGTYALGYTVVKNRHGAAASGVATGAVNAIGFLGAALFPTVMGAILDAYWTGETVAGARVYTLVGYRVMFALAAAAGLVSLLCVAYLHLLTARGSTPDPDTVST